One part of the Anopheles merus strain MAF chromosome 3L, AmerM5.1, whole genome shotgun sequence genome encodes these proteins:
- the LOC121598335 gene encoding uncharacterized protein LOC121598335 has translation MMRWLRYFVVVFVILETCTVRGDFGLRIAVSGSSVLEQYALRIRDDCNLIESSSGEIVLDGPSVALNEAAVALKTMFEQIVFYVKPIGLSVASLAADDVGPVETVFNNANRTIAAFAAFINSSAPALLATIQTKVSNTVRLELNNILNSLKTSTADLGSALSSLRTAVISARNNNATSSNVANYVKPSMVSLAQTKTLLVSTDLSAPSFSAVESARTINQANVGIQIGISIESGTMLTEMWEGMLVKDYERIDASLQQVKTLVAREVPLVSGQIAQFDSSYSSLTSVLSAKYSEINSVYGNVTNGTADNVLNAYKTLVSSAIGYIRALIESFYPPIKPVITRLAEVLIQRGKNSDFCYESYYPLVEQYLLSGQLSIITCLNTELEREKYLMEALLEINYQLQFFLEDANAYLKTCYRISQFDNPLTSQCLQEHKDFSDLIPCTAIKEYATMLQLLCKEVDSLLFRLWSCVSRDTIRFPLEAKDILVQVNMCALFGTAS, from the exons ATGATGCGTTGGTTACGTTACTTTGTAGTGGTGTTTGTGATTCTTGAG ACTTGCACCGTTCGAGGAGACTTTGGCCTTAGGATAGCAGTTTCGGGATCATCCGTCCTCGAGCAGTACGCTCTTCGAATTCGGGATGACTGCAATCTTATCGAAAGCTCGTCCGGAGAGATCGTGCTGGATGGACCGTCGGTCGCATTGAACGAGGCCGCTGTAGCGCTCAAGACAATGTTCGAACAGATTGTGTTCTATGTGAAACCGATCGGCCTGTCCGTCGCTTCGTTGGCCGCGGACGATGTGGGCCCGGTTGAAACAGTGTTCAACAATGCGAATAGGACGATTGCCGCTTTCGCTGCCTTCATCAATAGCTCAGCACCAGCTCTTCTCGCCACAATCCAGACCAAAGTAAGCAATACCGTGCGATTGGAACTGAACAATATCCTGAACTCTCTGAAGACCTCAACGGCCGACCTTGGCAGTGCGTTGAGTTCGCTGCGTACCGCTGTGATTAGTGCACGGAATAATAACGCAACCTCGAGCAACGTTGCGAACTATGTGAAGCCCTCGATGGTGTCACTGGCACAAACCAAGACACTTTTAGTTTCCACCGACCTATCGGCACCGTCGTTCTCCGCTGTCGAATCGGCCCGCACCATTAATCAGGCGAATGTGGGTATCCAGATTGGCATCTCGATTGAAAGCGGCACCATGCTGACCGAGATGTGGGAAGGCATGCTGGTGAAGGATTACGAGCGCATTGACGCCTCTCTGCAGCAGGTGAAAACGCTTGTCGCAAGAGAAGTTCCACTGGTCAGTGGGCAGATCGCACAGTTTGACTCGAGCTACAGTTCGCTGACGAGCGTGCTCAGTGCCAAGTACAGTGAGATCAATTCGGTGTACGGTAATGTGACTAACGGCACCGCAGATAATGTTCTCAATGCGTACAAAACGCTCGTCTCCTCTGCCATCGGGTACATCAGGGCGCTGATAGAAAGTTTCTACCCACCGATCAAGCCAGTCATTACACGGCTAGCGGAGGTTTTGATACAGCGCGGGAAAAACAGTGACTTTTGCTACGAATCTTACTACCCGTTGGTAGAGCAGTATCTGCTATCGGGCCAGCTGAGCATCATCACGTGCCTGAATACGGAGCTGGAGCGCGAAAAGTACCTGATGGAGGCGCTGCTGGAGATTAACTATCAACTGCAGTTCTTCCTGGAGGATGCGAACGCGTATCTGAAGACGTGCTACCGAATATCTCAGTTTGATAATCCGCTGACTTCGCAATGTCTTCAAGAG CACAAAGACTTCTCGGACCTGATTCCATGCACGGCTATCAAGGAGTACGCTACCATGCTTCAGCTGCTGTGCAAAGAGGTGGACTCGCTGCTCTTCAGACTGTGGTCCTGTGTGTCCCGCGACACGATTCGGTTCCCACTCGAGGCAAAAGACATACTGGTTCAGGTTAACATGTGCGCTCTGTTTGGTACGGCGTCATAA